A window of Oncorhynchus nerka isolate Pitt River linkage group LG4, Oner_Uvic_2.0, whole genome shotgun sequence contains these coding sequences:
- the ppp2r2ab gene encoding serine/threonine-protein phosphatase 2A 55 kDa regulatory subunit B alpha isoform: MAGAGGGSNDVQWCFSQVKGAIDDDVAEADIISTVEFNHSGELLATGDKGGRVVIFQQEIENKSQPQCRSEYNVYSTFQSHEPEFDYLKSLEIEEKINKIRWLPQKNAAQFLLSTNDKTIKLWKISERDKRPEGYNLKEEDGRYIDPNTVTALRVPVFRPMDLMVEASPRRVFANAHTYHINSISINSDHETYLSADDLRINLWHQEITDRSFNIVDIKPANMEELTEVITAAEFHPHQCNTFVYSSSKGTIRLCDMRASALCDTHSKLFEEPEDPSNRSFFSEIISSISDVKFSHNGRYMMTRDYLSVKIWDLNMESRPVETYQVHEYLRSKLCSLYENDCIFDKFECCWNGNDSVVMTGSYHNFFRMFDRGQRRDVTLEASREGSKPQQVLKPRKVCADGKRKKDEISVDSLDFNKKILHTAWHPQDNVIAVATTNNLYIFQDKVN; the protein is encoded by the exons CCGACATCATATCTACTGTGGAGTTCAACCACTCAGGGGAGCTGCTAGCCACAGGAGAcaagggtggcagggtagtcatCTTTCAGCAGGAAATAGAG AATAAGAGTCAGCCACAGTGTCGTAGTGAGTACAATGTTTACAGTACTTTCCAGAGCCATGAGCCCGAGTTTGACTACTTGAAGAGTTTAGAGATCGAGGAGAAGATCAACAAAATCCGCTGGCTGCCCCAGAAGAACGCAGCTCAGTTCCTGTTGTCCACAAACG ACAAAACCATAAAGTTGTGGAAGATCAGTGAACGAGACAAGCGACCAGAGGGCTACAACCTGAAAGAGGAGGATGGACGCTACATAGACCCCAACACTGTCACTGCACTTCGA GTGCCTGTGTTTAGACCCATGGACCTCATGGTGGAGGCGAGCCCTCGCAGGGTGTTTGCCAATGCGCACACCTACCACATCAACTCCATCTCCATAAACAGTGACCATGAGACGTATCTATCCGCAGACGACCTGCGCATCAATCTCTGGCACCAGGAGATCACAGACCGCAGCTTCA ACATTGTGGATATAAAGCCAGCCAACATGGAGGAGCTGACAGAGGTGATTACAGCAGCTGAGTTCCATCCACACCAGTGCAATACCTTTGTCTACAGCAGCAGCAAGGGCACCATCCGCCTCTGTGACATGAGGGCATCTGCACTATGTGACACGCACTCCAAAT TGTTTGAAGAGCCGGAGGACCCCAGTAACCGCTCCTTCTTCTCTGAGATAATCTCTTCCATCTCAGACGTCAAGTTCAGCCACAACGGGCGCTACATGATGACCCGGGACTACCTGTCTGTCAAGATTTGGGACCTGAACATGGAGAGCAGGCCCGTGGAGACGTACCAG GTTCACGAGTACCTCAGGAGTAAGCTGTGCTCGCTCTATGAAAACGACTGCATTTTCGACAAGTTTGAGTGCTGCTGGAACGGAAATGACAG TGTGGTGATGACGGGCTCATACCACAACTTCTTCCGGATGTTTGACCGGGGCCAGAGGCGGGACGTGACCCTGGAGGCGTCCCGGGAGGGCAGTAAGCCACAGCAGGTCCTGAAGCCCCGCAAGGTGTGTGCCGACGGGAAGCGGAAGAAGGATGAGATCAGTGTAGACAGCCTGGACTTCAACAAGAAAATCCTCCACACTGCCTGGCACCCTCAGGACAACGTCATCGCTGTGGCAACCACCAACAACCTCTACATATTCCAGGACAAAGTGAACTAG